A stretch of Cytophagia bacterium CHB2 DNA encodes these proteins:
- a CDS encoding long-chain fatty acid--CoA ligase, with protein MPPSRLQSAILDPRPLILEFISTANLAVFDDTIFNDLAVRLFRYQFRHNAVYRRFCLQASPAVTEPKTWREIPAVTTSAFKYVPLACFPPEHAVAEFHTSGTTMQHSGKHYFQDLMFYRSALLRSFRAYCLPDREKMRMLFLGPTAGHFPHSSLGYMFSAVRDEFGAEGSAAFFTSEKLMLPDFFGALDSAMQKQEPVFILGTAFNLLQCVDELQAHGQRMTLPAGSRILDTGGYKGRTREAPRAEFQKLLCENFGITKEFLLNEYGMTELSSQFYESQLPGLPLQDERDNIKFMPPWVRVLAVNPENLQPLPAGEIGMLRIFDLANVDSVLAIQTEDLGRAWQDRIELLGRASGAELRGCSLLTESIV; from the coding sequence ATGCCACCTTCCCGCCTACAATCAGCCATACTCGATCCTCGGCCTTTGATCCTGGAATTCATCTCGACCGCGAATCTCGCTGTCTTTGATGATACGATCTTCAATGATCTTGCCGTGCGACTCTTTCGTTACCAATTTCGCCACAACGCCGTCTATCGAAGATTTTGTCTGCAAGCCTCGCCGGCGGTGACCGAACCCAAAACCTGGCGCGAGATTCCCGCGGTCACCACCAGCGCATTCAAGTACGTGCCGCTCGCCTGCTTTCCGCCGGAGCATGCGGTTGCCGAGTTTCACACCAGCGGCACCACGATGCAGCACAGCGGCAAGCATTATTTTCAGGATTTGATGTTTTACCGCAGCGCGCTGTTGCGCAGTTTTCGCGCTTATTGCCTGCCCGATCGCGAAAAAATGCGCATGCTCTTTCTCGGGCCAACAGCCGGTCATTTTCCGCATTCATCATTGGGTTACATGTTCTCCGCGGTACGCGACGAGTTTGGCGCAGAGGGCAGCGCCGCGTTTTTCACGTCTGAAAAGTTAATGTTGCCAGACTTTTTTGGTGCTCTCGATTCAGCCATGCAAAAGCAAGAGCCGGTTTTTATTTTGGGAACAGCTTTCAATCTTCTGCAATGTGTTGATGAATTGCAGGCGCACGGACAGCGTATGACGTTGCCGGCAGGCAGCCGCATTCTGGATACCGGCGGCTACAAAGGCCGCACGCGCGAAGCGCCGCGCGCGGAGTTTCAAAAATTGCTTTGTGAAAACTTCGGCATCACAAAAGAGTTTTTGTTGAATGAATACGGCATGACGGAGTTAAGCTCGCAATTCTACGAAAGCCAGTTGCCCGGCCTGCCGTTGCAGGACGAAAGAGACAATATCAAATTCATGCCGCCGTGGGTGCGCGTGCTGGCAGTCAATCCGGAGAATTTGCAGCCCTTGCCCGCTGGTGAAATCGGCATGCTGCGCATTTTTGATTTGGCCAATGTTGATTCTGTGCTGGCGATTCAAACCGAGGATTTGGGTCGGGCGTGGCAGGATCGTATCGAATTGCTAGGACGCGCCAGTGGCGCGGAATTGCGCGGGTGTTCGTTGCTTACTGAAAGTATTGTGTGA